Proteins found in one Myxococcaceae bacterium JPH2 genomic segment:
- a CDS encoding DUF4349 domain-containing protein → MRFASLLLVSLCIACASAPVHERALTPSPDLLGGPGAGRAIARWSSLEVERKDPAAGPPLAVALAKAHGGYAEQVSTQGARLRIPAERLDAFLGAVSTLGEVSRRTVTAEDVTDARKDLQVRFDNLTRVRERYLELLQRAASVDDAVKVEKELERVTAEYESMKAQLEAMDGRVALASVNVEFSRPVQPGPVGWLFYGLVKGVKWLFVWD, encoded by the coding sequence GTGCGCTTCGCTTCCCTCCTCCTGGTGTCCCTGTGCATCGCCTGCGCGAGCGCGCCTGTTCATGAACGGGCGCTCACGCCATCTCCGGACCTGTTGGGCGGTCCGGGCGCGGGGCGTGCGATCGCGCGCTGGTCGTCGCTGGAGGTCGAGCGCAAGGATCCGGCCGCGGGGCCGCCCCTCGCGGTGGCGCTGGCCAAGGCGCACGGCGGCTATGCCGAGCAGGTCTCCACCCAGGGCGCGCGGCTGAGGATCCCCGCGGAGCGGCTGGATGCCTTCCTGGGGGCGGTCTCGACGCTGGGCGAGGTGTCCCGGCGCACGGTGACGGCCGAGGACGTGACGGACGCGCGCAAGGACCTGCAGGTCCGGTTCGACAACCTCACGCGGGTGCGTGAGCGCTACTTGGAGCTGCTCCAGCGCGCGGCGTCCGTGGACGACGCGGTGAAGGTGGAGAAGGAGCTGGAGCGCGTCACCGCCGAGTACGAGTCCATGAAGGCGCAGCTGGAGGCCATGGACGGCCGCGTGGCGCTGGCCTCGGTGAACGTGGAGTTCAGCCGACCCGTGCAGCCGGGCCCGGTCGGGTGGCTGTTCTATGGGCTCGTGAAGGGCGTGAAGTGGCTGTTCGTCTGGGACTGA
- a CDS encoding DUF2716 domain-containing protein, which yields MSDSEPLAWIALVEEEERLALARSWPSSRDGGVQFVVDETVLRLDHDERLALYRDLSEKMLAVFRALVPPGGWLYALDPHHPCYRFFPHVPFEAGATVEQMTGLYSREHFALAERGIHPPPLEPRWAMEVHPAGDPEHAFASPDFQFVFAARYRVGNLDGGEAPGRGPLESETYELLGRPLVEAVERDLPELFRRARRHDGDT from the coding sequence ATGAGTGATTCCGAGCCCCTGGCCTGGATTGCCTTGGTCGAAGAGGAAGAGCGCCTCGCGCTGGCCCGCTCGTGGCCCTCCTCTCGCGACGGCGGCGTCCAGTTCGTCGTGGACGAGACCGTGCTCCGGCTCGACCACGACGAGCGGCTGGCGCTCTACCGGGACCTCTCCGAGAAGATGCTCGCGGTCTTCCGCGCGCTGGTGCCCCCCGGAGGTTGGCTCTACGCGCTGGATCCGCACCACCCCTGCTATCGCTTCTTCCCCCATGTCCCCTTCGAGGCCGGCGCCACGGTGGAGCAGATGACCGGCCTCTACTCGCGGGAGCACTTCGCGCTCGCCGAGCGGGGAATCCATCCGCCCCCGCTCGAGCCCCGCTGGGCCATGGAGGTCCATCCCGCGGGGGACCCGGAGCACGCGTTCGCCTCGCCGGACTTCCAGTTCGTCTTCGCGGCCCGCTACCGCGTGGGCAACCTGGATGGCGGCGAGGCCCCGGGCCGAGGCCCGCTCGAATCCGAGACCTACGAGCTGCTCGGGCGCCCCTTGGTGGAGGCCGTGGAGCGAGACCTCCCGGAGCTCTTCCGCCGCGCCCGCCGGCACGACGGAGACACCTGA
- a CDS encoding DUF4157 domain-containing protein: MSTAALAQQARPALESAGHALEPGTRALMEARFGHDFGQVRVHTDGKAAEAAKALHSLAFTHGQDIVFAEGQYQPQTLSGQRLLAHELAHTVQQRGAPRRLDDAREVSHPGATLEREAEAVSARVANGATVDPSALTVGAIGARGVIARRVAPTAVGESEQVMLDSTRVIDTLVRTILLSLQVDPSDSSERVRRQLEPLPATVRDAVVAKLRVHVALSRLEALLPMEPASSEATASEEYRSAQAEGLARGNEPSEPRTTEEAAREAWPSPGAESTASPPPAVTEALQAQQPPAEVAWARARGVDPGATDSTGASITAEGGESTRTDSGLPAQESGTQTTRAGSEADSRGGTQTETSSRNRSRLPTARSEPQGGAATPSGARDAATGSTQASPLSSFATGIASVLGFAPTSPLATSPGAAVSGGTPVPTASPSSASGAGATPEASRGGASSASTVSASALNGARAARERSALATTASSRGERASARSEASIRGPAIEGAVASSSADERAGAGSAGSPSEALAGASLVSRDSSGAGSMSGAMPAQSEAPARVDASGVAPTSSAPTAQAGSPAAAGAAEPASVESAGSSGAGGVAGPAMGADATTSGAGASSAVGGSAEMGASKSGAGGPASDVASDGASASAGGPEGDATASATDAGAQAEESGTSAEATPDASRDESAQEGAAPEASTNEARAEAADPVTADADAEPVEPEAVAAAEEEGAVAQVLPEPVPDALPSGSPPEVQPGPSLQELATSGPLGPPAESVGEPADDTATEPATSEAPSPAPADSTGDASAREVATSLGAAPEELEALPESSNNTVPEAEAPAPASVSEPDESSAPAPSPSDSVAVGASGATTSSPQRDAGELAEMSGAEDLGGGEQVAASGGGGGGGGSAVQEPPAPDVPDVSQADPISAMGAVGHLPAVQLAAALGGVRASASRRVQSQRDDLAASPPSLARPSGAPTAGERRERPAPATAAFQRRVERAPEGRSVPVAQPTPLPQAPVLPTAAVAAPRITGTAEVSAAEVQQVASAVRDLPTRDAALEVSVGSAPTLNLEGNADPSLMREQRARLEVGTQEALAQGQHDVVQPMGEDSVLPEVPEETLRARPASGGGASGPRSGASASSAAGGPATASGGGDDVALSVIAEQERGEEIRASVTQARADLGARVREHGEQSSAERARSQESIDQLVDENTGAQSAERSRVRGEVQARREEWRREQGEAVAEGRDAASEVGAQGARDLERERTDAEDVAAGHVRQGNAEVADAREEAEQNAARERREAEHESDGIFGWIGSRVRAFFDRVKRAIQEGFERARRLVRAAIQRARQLAMEAIERGRRAIVGVIRWAGDRLLEIGDRLLAAFPRLRERFHRLIEEGVARAEATVNRLADALKEGVQRALDLLGSALDSLLGLLEQGLLAAVDAVNQAVQGALNAARAIAQALGMFAQLIRDIAANPGQWLRNLGAAVVDGIRNHLVNAFRQAIRQWFNDTVEGLLGLGSTLLNLLRNGGISFQRIAQMAWEGLRSVIPMMLVQLLIERLVSMIVPAAGAVLAIIQGLQAAWGTISRIIQAFQQFFAFLRAVKDGNAGPQFAQALASAAIVVIQFVAFFLLRRLVRPAARIGQRLRAMAQRIGRMLQRAARAVVRGVRTAGRAVMRGVRAVGRVVARGARTVQRAVARGARAVRQRLMRTRLGRLMRRGWRGVRQRVQRARERIRQWRERRRAQQPTPQQRLDRAVTALRPRVEALIRRGVSRLRMRAQLAAWRVWYRLTALEARLSGHALHIRARVNPEAELAEGYTYPIDTLLRILREVADEFFRLHLGRRTQADRAAHDADLARMQTSAQQAQAYQPGPNRASTGVFQPTRPLDDLRLATEMNRRRGPQRSHDVFHGESGGPTAQTRQRAGGGRFMESVDATTGSAGGGLDYDQIVENLTGAGIRPDEVANVLRDMRMGRRLDASVQGQVNTLAQLRNLMFNVEVQRDRRNLVFSAMTEGLLASGDISVEEAFSRTPGRGLHPATMQNASAGFSRPGTLSPFLVNAHGGNREQARVTTDAARAENHRRQIALLQRWFQAQVAAGNEPVAHDTESLRRFILAWVEHNYQVA, encoded by the coding sequence GTGTCCACGGCAGCGCTCGCCCAACAGGCGAGGCCCGCGCTGGAGTCCGCGGGCCATGCCTTGGAGCCGGGCACGCGAGCGCTCATGGAGGCGCGCTTCGGTCACGACTTCGGACAGGTCCGAGTCCACACGGACGGGAAGGCCGCCGAGGCAGCCAAGGCGCTTCACTCGCTGGCCTTCACGCATGGGCAGGACATCGTCTTCGCGGAGGGGCAATACCAGCCACAGACGTTGTCTGGACAAAGGCTGCTCGCGCACGAGCTGGCCCACACGGTCCAGCAGCGCGGGGCTCCACGACGTCTGGACGACGCGCGTGAGGTGAGCCATCCAGGAGCGACCCTGGAGCGCGAGGCCGAAGCTGTCTCGGCCCGGGTCGCGAACGGCGCGACGGTGGATCCGTCCGCGCTGACCGTGGGGGCGATAGGCGCCCGTGGCGTGATTGCTCGGCGTGTCGCGCCTACGGCGGTAGGGGAGTCCGAGCAGGTGATGCTCGACTCCACGCGAGTCATCGACACGCTGGTTCGCACCATCCTGCTCAGCTTGCAGGTGGATCCATCGGACAGCTCCGAGCGGGTGCGAAGGCAACTCGAGCCGCTCCCCGCGACGGTGCGGGACGCGGTCGTCGCGAAGCTTCGAGTCCATGTCGCGCTATCTCGACTTGAAGCCCTCTTGCCGATGGAGCCAGCCTCCAGCGAGGCGACTGCGAGTGAGGAGTACAGGTCGGCCCAGGCGGAGGGGCTTGCCCGGGGCAACGAGCCGAGCGAGCCGCGCACGACGGAAGAGGCAGCGCGAGAAGCGTGGCCCTCACCTGGGGCTGAGAGCACGGCGTCTCCACCTCCCGCGGTGACCGAGGCGCTTCAAGCCCAGCAACCACCCGCCGAGGTCGCCTGGGCACGAGCACGAGGTGTGGATCCTGGCGCCACGGATTCAACGGGTGCGAGCATCACTGCCGAGGGCGGCGAGTCCACGCGCACAGACTCCGGGCTGCCAGCACAGGAGTCGGGAACCCAAACAACACGCGCTGGATCCGAGGCCGATTCGCGCGGAGGAACTCAGACCGAGACCTCGTCGCGGAACCGAAGCAGGCTGCCGACGGCCCGTAGCGAACCGCAAGGCGGCGCCGCCACGCCATCGGGCGCGCGAGACGCAGCGACCGGTTCGACGCAGGCCTCGCCACTGTCTTCGTTTGCGACTGGCATCGCATCCGTTCTCGGCTTCGCGCCCACCTCGCCCCTCGCGACGTCTCCAGGTGCTGCGGTGTCGGGGGGTACACCTGTTCCGACAGCGTCGCCGTCTTCCGCGAGTGGAGCAGGCGCGACCCCTGAGGCTTCGAGGGGTGGCGCCTCTTCTGCTTCGACCGTGTCTGCATCCGCGCTGAATGGCGCACGTGCGGCGCGTGAGCGTTCGGCTCTGGCGACGACCGCTTCGAGCCGTGGGGAGCGGGCGAGTGCGAGAAGTGAAGCTTCGATACGCGGCCCCGCGATCGAAGGGGCCGTGGCTTCATCCTCCGCCGATGAGCGCGCGGGCGCTGGCAGTGCAGGATCGCCATCGGAAGCCTTGGCTGGGGCATCGCTTGTCAGCCGCGACAGTTCGGGTGCGGGCTCGATGTCGGGGGCGATGCCCGCTCAGAGCGAGGCTCCGGCTCGGGTCGACGCGTCGGGTGTTGCACCCACCTCATCCGCGCCCACGGCGCAGGCAGGCAGTCCGGCGGCAGCAGGCGCTGCTGAACCCGCGTCGGTGGAGTCCGCGGGCTCCTCGGGGGCGGGAGGCGTGGCGGGCCCGGCAATGGGGGCAGATGCCACGACTTCAGGCGCAGGCGCCTCGTCGGCTGTCGGTGGTTCGGCGGAGATGGGGGCCTCGAAGAGCGGCGCGGGAGGTCCCGCGAGCGATGTCGCAAGCGACGGTGCCTCTGCGAGCGCAGGAGGACCGGAGGGTGATGCCACTGCATCGGCGACAGATGCCGGTGCTCAAGCCGAAGAATCAGGCACGAGCGCCGAAGCGACTCCGGATGCAAGCCGCGACGAGTCCGCCCAAGAAGGCGCTGCTCCCGAGGCTTCAACGAATGAGGCCCGCGCTGAGGCAGCCGATCCAGTCACCGCTGACGCGGATGCAGAGCCCGTTGAGCCTGAAGCCGTCGCTGCTGCTGAAGAGGAGGGCGCGGTTGCGCAGGTGCTACCTGAACCTGTGCCGGATGCCCTCCCATCCGGCTCTCCACCAGAAGTGCAACCTGGGCCTTCGCTCCAGGAACTCGCCACGTCCGGACCCTTGGGGCCGCCAGCCGAGTCCGTTGGCGAACCTGCCGACGACACGGCCACGGAGCCCGCCACTTCCGAGGCACCGTCGCCCGCGCCTGCGGACAGCACTGGCGATGCAAGTGCTCGCGAGGTCGCGACGTCTCTCGGTGCAGCTCCCGAGGAACTCGAAGCCCTTCCGGAGTCGAGCAACAACACCGTGCCCGAGGCGGAGGCACCGGCTCCAGCGTCTGTCTCCGAGCCCGACGAATCGAGCGCGCCCGCCCCATCCCCGTCGGACTCGGTCGCCGTGGGGGCGAGTGGGGCGACCACGTCGTCCCCGCAGCGGGATGCAGGTGAGCTGGCGGAGATGTCCGGGGCCGAAGACCTGGGCGGCGGTGAGCAGGTTGCCGCCTCGGGTGGAGGCGGCGGTGGAGGTGGCAGCGCGGTCCAAGAGCCGCCCGCTCCAGATGTTCCCGATGTGTCCCAAGCGGATCCGATCTCGGCGATGGGCGCGGTCGGGCATCTGCCCGCGGTTCAACTCGCAGCGGCCCTGGGCGGCGTCCGTGCCTCGGCCTCTCGACGTGTGCAATCGCAGCGAGACGACCTCGCCGCGAGTCCGCCTTCCCTGGCTCGGCCCTCGGGTGCTCCAACGGCAGGAGAGCGCCGAGAGAGGCCCGCTCCAGCGACAGCTGCGTTCCAGCGCCGCGTCGAGCGCGCACCGGAGGGCCGGTCCGTCCCGGTGGCCCAGCCCACGCCGCTCCCCCAAGCGCCAGTCTTGCCGACAGCCGCGGTCGCGGCGCCTCGCATCACGGGCACTGCCGAGGTCTCCGCGGCAGAGGTCCAGCAGGTGGCGAGCGCCGTGCGCGACCTGCCCACTCGGGACGCGGCGCTGGAGGTCTCCGTCGGGTCGGCACCGACGCTCAACTTGGAGGGCAACGCGGATCCGTCCCTCATGCGCGAGCAGCGCGCTCGGCTCGAAGTCGGGACGCAAGAAGCCCTGGCTCAGGGGCAACATGACGTGGTCCAGCCCATGGGCGAGGACTCGGTCCTCCCCGAGGTTCCGGAAGAGACGCTGCGCGCGCGCCCCGCATCGGGTGGTGGTGCGAGTGGGCCACGGTCAGGCGCGAGTGCGAGCAGCGCGGCGGGTGGGCCAGCGACCGCGAGCGGAGGCGGGGACGACGTCGCGCTGTCCGTCATCGCGGAGCAGGAGCGCGGCGAAGAGATACGCGCCAGTGTGACGCAGGCCCGCGCGGACCTGGGGGCACGGGTTCGCGAGCACGGAGAACAATCCTCAGCGGAGCGCGCTCGTTCGCAGGAGTCGATCGACCAGCTCGTCGACGAGAACACGGGGGCCCAGAGCGCGGAGCGCTCGCGTGTGCGCGGCGAAGTCCAGGCCCGGCGCGAGGAGTGGCGTCGCGAGCAGGGCGAAGCCGTGGCGGAAGGACGGGATGCCGCGAGCGAGGTCGGAGCGCAGGGTGCGAGAGATCTGGAGCGCGAGCGCACCGACGCGGAGGATGTCGCCGCGGGCCACGTGCGTCAGGGCAACGCCGAAGTCGCGGATGCGCGCGAGGAAGCGGAGCAGAACGCTGCCCGTGAGCGTCGAGAGGCCGAGCACGAGTCGGATGGAATCTTCGGATGGATTGGTTCGCGAGTCCGAGCCTTCTTCGACCGCGTCAAGCGAGCCATTCAGGAAGGCTTCGAGCGCGCGCGGCGGCTCGTGCGTGCCGCCATTCAGCGCGCGCGACAGCTCGCGATGGAGGCCATCGAGCGAGGTCGCCGCGCCATCGTGGGCGTCATTCGCTGGGCGGGCGATCGACTGCTGGAGATTGGCGACCGGCTGCTCGCGGCCTTCCCTCGCCTGCGTGAGCGCTTCCATCGACTCATCGAAGAGGGCGTGGCCCGTGCCGAGGCCACCGTCAATCGGCTGGCCGACGCGTTGAAGGAGGGCGTGCAGCGCGCACTGGATCTCCTGGGCTCGGCCCTGGATTCGCTGCTGGGGCTGTTGGAGCAGGGGCTGCTCGCCGCGGTGGATGCGGTGAACCAAGCGGTGCAGGGGGCCTTGAACGCCGCGCGCGCCATCGCGCAAGCGCTCGGGATGTTCGCGCAGCTCATTCGCGACATCGCGGCCAATCCGGGGCAGTGGCTGCGCAATCTCGGCGCGGCGGTGGTGGACGGTATTCGCAACCACCTGGTGAATGCGTTCCGGCAGGCCATCCGCCAGTGGTTCAACGACACGGTCGAGGGACTGCTGGGCCTGGGCTCGACCCTCCTGAACCTGCTGCGCAACGGAGGCATCTCGTTCCAGCGGATCGCGCAGATGGCGTGGGAGGGGCTGCGCTCGGTCATCCCGATGATGCTGGTTCAACTGCTCATCGAGCGACTGGTGTCGATGATCGTCCCGGCCGCGGGAGCGGTGCTCGCCATCATCCAGGGGCTGCAGGCGGCCTGGGGGACGATCAGCCGCATCATCCAGGCGTTCCAACAGTTCTTTGCGTTCCTGCGCGCGGTGAAGGATGGGAATGCGGGCCCGCAGTTCGCGCAGGCCCTGGCCTCCGCGGCCATCGTGGTCATCCAGTTCGTGGCCTTCTTCCTCCTTCGCCGACTGGTGCGGCCCGCCGCGCGAATCGGCCAGCGGCTGCGTGCGATGGCCCAGCGCATCGGCCGGATGTTGCAGCGCGCAGCCCGCGCCGTGGTGAGAGGCGTGCGGACCGCGGGGCGGGCCGTCATGCGCGGTGTGCGCGCGGTCGGCCGTGTCGTGGCGCGAGGAGCAAGGACTGTCCAGCGTGCCGTCGCGCGAGGCGCGAGGGCTGTGCGGCAGCGGCTCATGCGGACTCGCTTGGGGCGCTTGATGCGTCGCGGGTGGCGAGGCGTTCGCCAACGCGTGCAGCGCGCACGCGAGCGGATCCGACAGTGGCGCGAGCGCCGAAGGGCGCAGCAGCCGACGCCCCAGCAGCGGTTGGATCGGGCGGTGACGGCATTGCGTCCGAGGGTGGAGGCGCTGATCCGTCGCGGCGTGTCCCGACTGCGCATGCGTGCGCAGCTCGCTGCCTGGCGCGTCTGGTATCGGCTGACCGCGTTGGAGGCGCGGCTGTCGGGCCACGCGCTCCACATTCGCGCTCGGGTCAATCCCGAGGCGGAGCTGGCCGAGGGCTACACCTATCCGATCGACACGCTCCTGCGGATCCTCCGCGAGGTCGCCGATGAGTTCTTCCGACTGCACCTCGGGCGCAGGACCCAGGCGGACCGGGCCGCTCATGACGCGGACCTCGCGCGAATGCAGACGTCCGCACAGCAAGCGCAGGCGTACCAGCCCGGTCCCAACCGCGCATCGACGGGCGTCTTCCAGCCCACGCGTCCGCTGGATGACCTGCGACTCGCGACCGAGATGAACCGGCGTCGCGGCCCACAGCGCTCGCATGATGTCTTCCACGGAGAGAGCGGGGGGCCGACCGCGCAGACGCGTCAGCGCGCGGGAGGGGGTCGGTTCATGGAGTCCGTCGACGCGACGACCGGCTCGGCGGGAGGAGGGCTCGACTACGACCAGATTGTTGAGAACCTGACCGGTGCGGGAATCCGGCCGGATGAGGTCGCCAATGTTCTGCGAGACATGCGGATGGGACGGCGGCTGGATGCATCCGTCCAAGGACAGGTGAACACCCTGGCTCAGCTGCGGAACCTCATGTTCAACGTCGAGGTCCAGCGCGACCGGCGCAACCTGGTCTTCTCGGCCATGACGGAGGGCCTGCTTGCGTCAGGGGATATCAGCGTGGAGGAGGCCTTCAGTCGCACGCCGGGACGTGGACTCCACCCGGCGACGATGCAGAACGCCTCGGCCGGCTTCAGCCGACCCGGGACACTCTCTCCCTTCCTGGTCAACGCGCATGGGGGAAACCGAGAGCAAGCCCGAGTCACCACGGATGCCGCGCGCGCGGAGAATCACCGACGACAGATTGCGTTGCTCCAGCGCTGGTTCCAGGCGCAAGTCGCGGCGGGCAATGAGCCCGTGGCGCACGACACGGAGTCCCTGCGGCGGTTCATCCTCGCCTGGGTGGAACACAACTATCAGGTTGCGTAG